A genomic window from Mustela erminea isolate mMusErm1 chromosome 16, mMusErm1.Pri, whole genome shotgun sequence includes:
- the CHCHD7 gene encoding coiled-coil-helix-coiled-coil-helix domain-containing protein 7, producing MPMVARRLRDPDINPCLSESDASTRCMDENNYNREQCSTYFLKYKNCRKFWNSVMVQRRQNGVTPSMPTAAERDEILGAMGKMPY from the exons ATGCCCATGGTAGCACGGAGGCTGAGAGATCCTGACATAAACCCTTGCTTGTCG GAATCCGATGCTTCTACCCGATGTATGGATGAAAATAACTACAACAGGGAACAGTGCTCCACTTACTTCTTGAAGTATAAAAACTGCCGGAAATTCTGG AATTCTGTCATGGTCCAGAGAAGACAGAATGGAGTGACACCATCTATGCCTACAGCAGCAGAAAGAGATGAGATCCTGGGGGCAATGGGAAAGATGCCTTACTGA